A genomic stretch from Bos javanicus breed banteng chromosome 29, ARS-OSU_banteng_1.0, whole genome shotgun sequence includes:
- the CDC42BPG gene encoding serine/threonine-protein kinase MRCK gamma isoform X3, with the protein MERRLRALERLARGEAGGGPGLDGLLDLLLGLHHELSSAPLRRERNVAQFLSWVSPFVAKVKELRLQRDDFEILKVIGRGAFGEVAVVRQRDSGQIFAMKMLHKWEMLKRAETACFREERDVLVKGDSRWVTALHYAFQDEEYLYLVMDYYAGGDLLTLLSRFEDRLPPELAQFYLAEMVLAIHSLHQLGYVHRDVKPDNILLDMNGHIRLADFGSCLRLNNSGMVDSSVAVGTPDYISPEILQAMEEGKGHYGPQCDWWSLGVCAYELLFGETPFYAESLVETYGKIMNHEDHLQFPDVPDVPASAQDLIRQLLCRQEERLGRRGLDDFRNHPFFEGVDWERLATSTAPYIPELRGPMDTSNFDVDDDTLNHPGTLPPPSHGTFLGHHLPFVGFTYTSGSPGPESSSEQLAPLERKLRCLEQEKLELSRKLQEALQTPSDHRELEQLRKEMQTLQDRLSETLGDSKADGCPAGSPGQDSDLRQERDQLLQELAEARAGQQAQARELREAKGWQEELLRKLQEAQEREAAMANQTQALNSQLEEAHDAQSRLQAQVAALKREVTQLQRQRERSPEKASPQVKVTFHTASETNGTGSPEGGRPQETQLKQEVAALRPQLEQAHGQGPSSKEEVLCRLQEENRRLSQEQERLMEELEREQQSKQRLEGEQRETESNWEAQIADILSWVNDEKVSRGYLQALATKMAEELESLRNVGTQTLPSRPLDHQWKARRLQKMEASARLELQSALEAEIRAKQGLQERLTQAQEAQLRAESRLQEAEKRHQALQQELATLREELRARGPPDTKPSNSLIPFLSFRGSEDATKDAGTSGEALELRPEGRRSLRLGAVFPRTPAATTPPAESPPAKPGSHTLRPWSFPSPTKCLRCTSLMLGLGRQGLGCDVCGYFCHPTCAPQAPPCPLPPTLLHTALGVHPETGTGTAYEGFLSVPRPSGVRRGWQRVFAALSDSRLLLFDAPDPKLSPASGALLQALDLRDPQFSAAPVLAPDVIHAQSKDLPRIFRVTASQLTVPPATCTVLLLAESEGERERWLQVLSELQRLLLDARPRPRPVYTLKEAYDNGLPLLPHTLCAAIVDQERLALGTEEGLFVIHLHSNDIFQVGECRRVQRLAVSPAAGLLVALCGRGPSVRLFALAELENVEAASTKIPESRGCQALAAGRILQARTPVLCVAVKRQVLCYQLGPGPGPWQRRIRELQAPAPVQSLGLLGDRLCVGAAGTFALYPLLNEAAPLALGAGLVPEELPPSRGGLGEALGAVELSLSEFLLLFTTAGVYVDSAGRKSRMQELLWPAVPTGWGYAAPYLTVFSENAIDVFDVRRAEWVQTVPLKKVRPLNPEGSLFLFGTEKVRLTYLRNPLAEKDEFDIPNLTDNSRRQLFRTKSKRRFFFRVSEEQLQQQRREMLRDPFVRSKLISTPTNFNHLVHVGPADGRPSARDLPPVAAEVKGRGARGSGPQRPHSFSEASRRPVSMGSDGLAKDADPSKDSLTASTTSASLPHVSTPFGRFKSDPGFSSPRSSCSWSSEEEALDISVQRVCVLPPGISEPCSLPDTGLRTTPEPPPSP; encoded by the exons ATGGAGCGGCGGCTGCGCGCGCTGGAGCGGCTGGCGCGGGGCGAGGCCGGCGGCGGCCCGGGGCTCGACGGCCTCCTGGATCTGCTGCTGGGGCTGCACCACGAGCTCAGCAGCGCCCCCCTGCGGCGGGAGCGCAATGTGGCGCAGTTCCTGAGCTGGG TCAGTCCCTTCGTAGCAAAGGTGAAAGAGCTGCGGCTGCAGAGAGACGACTTTGAGATCTTGAAAGTGATCGGCCGAGGGGCCTTCGGGGAG GTTGCTGTGGTGAGGCAGAGGGACAGTGGGCAGATTTTTGCCATGAAAATGCTGCACAAGTGGGAGATGCTGAAGCGGGCCGAG ACGGCCTGTTTCCGGGAGGAGCGGGATGTTCTGGTGAAGGGGGACAGCCGCTGGGTGACCGCTCTGCATTATGCTTTCCAAGATGAGGAGTATCTG TACCTGGTGATGGATTACTACGCTGGAGGGGACCTCCTCACTCTGCTGAGCCGCTTTGAAGACCGCCTCCCGCCCGAGCTGGCCCAGTTCTACCTGGCTGAGATGGTGCTGGCCATCCACTCGCTGCATCAGTTGGGCTATGTCCACAG ggatgTCAAGCCAGACAATATCCTGCTGGACATGAACGGGCACATCCGCTTGGCCGACTTTGGCTCCTGCCTACGTCTCAACAACAGTGGCATG GTGGACTCATCGGTGGCGGTGGGGACACCCGACTACATCTCCCCTGAGATCCTGCAGGccatggaggagggcaagggCCACTACGGCCCACAGTGCGACTGGTGGTCCCTGGGGGTCTGTGCCTATGAGCTGCTCTTCGGGGAGACGCCCTTCTATGCTGAATCTCTGGTGGAAACCTACGGCAAGATCATGAACCACGAG GACCACCTGCAGTTCCCCGACGTGCCCGACGTGCCAGCCAGTGCCCAAGACCTGATCCGCCAGCTGCTGTGCCGCCAGGAGGAGCGTCTGGGCCGCAGAGGGCTGGACGACTTCCGGAACCACCCCTTCTTTGAAGGCGTGGACTGGGAGAGGCTGGCGACCAGCACTGCCCCCTACATCCCCGAGCTGCGCGGGCCCATGGACACCTCCAACTTCGATGTGGACGACGACACCCTCAACCATCCA GGAACCCTGCCACCACCCTCCCATGGGACCTTCTTAGGCCACCACCTGCCATTCGTGGGCTTCACCTACACCTCAGGCAG TCCTGGCCCTGAGAGCAGCTCTGAGCAGTTGGCTCCCCTGGAGCGGAAGCTCCGCTGTCTGGAGCAGGAGAAGCTGGAGCTGAGCCGGAAGCTCCAAG AGGCTCTGCAGACCCCCTCGGACCATCGGGAGCTGGAGCAGCTGCGGAAGGAAATGCAGACTCTACAGGACAGGCTGTCAG AGACGCTGGGGGACAGCAAGGCAGACGGGTGTCCGGCTGGCAGCCCAGGCCAGGACAGTGACCTGCGGCAGGAGAGAGACCAGCTCCTCCAG GAGCTGGCTGAGGCTCGGGCGGGGCAGCAGGCACAGGCGCGGGAACTTCGTGAGGCCAAGGGGTGGCAGGAGGAGCTGCTCCGGAAGctgcaggaggcccaggagagAGAGGCGGCCATGGCCAACCAGACCCAAGCCCTGAACTCCCAGCTGGAGGAAGCCCACGATGCCCAGAGCAGG CTGCAAGCTCAGGTGGCCGCCCTGAAGCGAGAGGTGACTCAGCTCCAGAGACAGCGGGAACGAAGCCCAGAGAAGGCGTCTCCCCAGGTCAAGGTG ACCTTCCACACCGCCTCTGAGACCAACGGCACAGGGTCACCTGAGGGTGGCAGGCCCCaggagacacagctgaagcagGAGGTGGCCGCACTGCGTCCACAGCTGGAGCAGGCCCACGGCCAGGG GCCGAGCAGCAAGGAGGAGGTTCTGTGCCGGCTGCAGGAGGAGAACCGGCGGCTGAGCCAGGAGCAGGAGCGG CTCATGGAAGAGCTGGAGCGGGAACAGCAGAGCAAGCAAAGGCTGGAAGGTGAGCAGCGGGAGACGGAGAGCAACTGGGAGGCCCAGATCGCTGACATCCTCAGCTG GGTGAATGATGAGAAGGTGTCAAGAGGCTACCTGCAGGCCCTGGCCACCAAGATGGCCGAGGAGCTGGAGTCCTTGCGGAACGTGGGCACCCAGACTCTCCCTTCCCGGCCGCTG GACCACCAGTGGAAGGCACGGAGGCTGCAGAAGATGGAGGCGTCAGCCAGGCTGGAGCTGCAGTCAGCGCTGGAGGCCGAGATCCGGGCCAAGCAGGGCCTGCAGGAGCGGCTGACGCAGGCGCAGGAGGCCCAGCTGCGGGCTGAGAG CCGTCTGCAGGAGGCCGAGAAGCGGCACCAGGCCTTGCAGCAGGAGCTGGCGACCTTGCGGGAGGAGCTGCGGGCGCGTGGGCCGCCGG ACACCAAGCCTTCAAACTCCCTGATTCCCTTCCTGTCCTTCCGGGGCTCAGAG GATGCCACCAAAGATGCAGGCACCTCCGGAGAGGCGCTGGAGCTGAGGCCGGAGGGCCGCCGCAGCCTGCGGCTGGGG GCTGTGTTCCCCAGGACGCCTGCTGCCACCACACCCCCTGCAGAAAGTCCCCCTGCAAAG CCCGGCTCACACACGCTGCGTCCCTGGAGCTTCCCATCTCCCACTAAGTGTCTCCGCTGCACCTCGCTGATGCTGGGCCTGGGCCGCCAGGGCCTGGGCTGTGACG TTTGCGGCTACTTCTGTCACCCGACTTGTGCCCCACAGGCCCCCCCCTGCCCTTTGCCCCCTACCCTCCTCCACACGGCCCTGGGAGTGCACCCCGAAACGGGCACGGGCACCGCCTACGAGGGCTTCCTGTCG GTGCCACGGCCCTCGGGTGTCCGTCGGGGCTGGCAGCGAGTGTTCGCCGCCCTCAGCGACTCGCGCCTGCTGCTCTTTGATGCCCCAGACCCGAAGCTCAGCCCGGCCAGCGGGGCCCTCCTGCAGGCTCTGGATCTGAG GGACCCCCAGTTCTCAGCCGCCCCTGTCCTGGCCCCTGATGTTATCCATGCCCAATCCAAGGACCTGCCTCGCATCTTTAGG GTGACGGCCTCTCAGCTGACTGTGCCGCCTGCCACATGCACCGTGCTGCTGCTGGCGGAGAGTGAGGGCGAGCGGGAGCGCTGGCTGCAGGTGCTGAGCGAGCTGCAACGGCTGCTGCTGGACgcgcggccccggccccggcccgtgTACACCCTCAAGGAGGCCTACGACAACGGGCTGCCGCTGCTGCCGCACACGCTCTGCGCCGCCATCGTTG acCAGGAACGGCTTGCTCTGGGCACCGAGGAAGGGCTGTTTGTGATCCATCTGCACAGTAACG ACATCTTCCAGGTGGGCGAGTGCCGGCGGGTGCAGCGGCTGGCCGTGAGCCCTGCTGCGGGCCTTCTGGTCGCGCTGTGTGGCCGAGGCCCCAGCGTGCGCCTCTTTGCCCTGGCAGAGCTGGAGAACGTGGAGGCAGCCAGCACCAAGATCCCCGAGTCTCGAGGCTGCCAGGCCCTGGCGGCCGGGCGCATCCTGCAGGCCCGCACCCCCGTGCTCTGTGTGGCGGTCAAGCGCCAGGTGCTCTGCTACCAGCTGGGCCCAGGTCCAGGGCCCTGGCAGCGCCGCATCCGTGAGCTGCAGGCACCAGCGCCCGTGCAGAGCCTGGGGCTCCTGGGCGATCGGCTGTGCGTGGGTGCGGCTGGCACCTTCGCCCTCTACCCACTGCTTAACGAGGCAGCGCCTTTAGCGCTAGGGGCCGGTCTTGTGCCTGAGGAGCTGCCCCCGTCCCGCGGGGGCCTGGGTGAGGCCCTGGGCGCCGTGGAGCTCAGCCTCAGTGAGTTCCTGCTGCTCTTCACCACCGCCGGGGTCTACGTGGACAGCGCCGGCCGCAAGTCTCGCATGCAAGAGCTGCTGTGGCCAGCAGTGCCCACGGGCTGGG GTTATGCGGCCCCCTACCTGACAGTGTTCAGCGAAAATGCCATCGATGTGTTTGATGTGAGGAGGGCAGAATGGGTCCAGACCGTGCCACTCAAGAAG GTGCGACCCCTGAACCCAGAGGGCTCCCTGTTCCTCTTTGGTACCGAGAAGGTCCGTCTGACCTACCTCAGGAACCCGCTGGCAG AGAAGGACGAGTTCGACATCCCCAACCTCACGGACAACAGCCGGCGCCAGCTCTTCCGCACCAAGAGCAAGCGCCGCTTCTTCTTCCGCGTGTCGGaggagcagctgcagcagcagcgcAG GGAGATGCTGAGGGACCCTTTCGTGCGCTCCAAGCTTATCTCAACACCCACCAACTTCAACCACCTGGTGCACGTGGGCCCTGCTGACGGGAGACCCAGCGCCAGGGACCTGCCCCCGGTG GCTGCGGAAGTGAAGGGACGAGGTGCCCGCGGCTCTGGCCCGCAGCGGCCCCACAGCTTCTCCGAGGCCTCGCGGCGCCCAGTCTCCATGGGCAGTGACGGCCTCGCTAAAGACGCAGACCCCAGTAAGGACAGCCTCACCGCCTCCACTACCTCTGCGTCCCTCCCCCATGTTTCCACCCCCTTTGGACGCTTCAAATCTGACCCTGGATTTTCGTCCCCTCGCTCATCCTGCTCCTGGAGCAGTGAAGAGGAAGCCTTGGACATCTCTGTCCAGCGAGTCTGTGTCCTGCCCCCAGGGATCTCTGAGCCCTGCAGTCTCCCTGATACAG GTCTCAGAACGACCCCGgagcctccccccagcccctga
- the CDC42BPG gene encoding serine/threonine-protein kinase MRCK gamma isoform X7, with translation MERRLRALERLARGEAGGGPGLDGLLDLLLGLHHELSSAPLRRERNVAQFLSWVSPFVAKVKELRLQRDDFEILKVIGRGAFGEVAVVRQRDSGQIFAMKMLHKWEMLKRAETACFREERDVLVKGDSRWVTALHYAFQDEEYLYLVMDYYAGGDLLTLLSRFEDRLPPELAQFYLAEMVLAIHSLHQLGYVHRDVKPDNILLDMNGHIRLADFGSCLRLNNSGMVDSSVAVGTPDYISPEILQAMEEGKGHYGPQCDWWSLGVCAYELLFGETPFYAESLVETYGKIMNHEDHLQFPDVPDVPASAQDLIRQLLCRQEERLGRRGLDDFRNHPFFEGVDWERLATSTAPYIPELRGPMDTSNFDVDDDTLNHPGTLPPPSHGTFLGHHLPFVGFTYTSGSPGPESSSEQLAPLERKLRCLEQEKLELSRKLQEALQTPSDHRELEQLRKEMQTLQDRLSETLGDSKADGCPAGSPGQDSDLRQERDQLLQELAEARAGQQAQARELREAKGWQEELLRKLQEAQEREAAMANQTQALNSQLEEAHDAQSRLQAQVAALKREVTQLQRQRERSPEKASPQVKVTFHTASETNGTGSPEGGRPQETQLKQEVAALRPQLEQAHGQGPSSKEEVLCRLQEENRRLSQEQERLMEELEREQQSKQRLEGEQRETESNWEAQIADILSWVNDEKVSRGYLQALATKMAEELESLRNVGTQTLPSRPLDHQWKARRLQKMEASARLELQSALEAEIRAKQGLQERLTQAQEAQLRAESRLQEAEKRHQALQQELATLREELRARGPPDTKPSNSLIPFLSFRGSEKDATKDAGTSGEALELRPEGRRSLRLGAVFPRTPAATTPPAESPPAKAPPCPLPPTLLHTALGVHPETGTGTAYEGFLSVPRPSGVRRGWQRVFAALSDSRLLLFDAPDPKLSPASGALLQALDLRDPQFSAAPVLAPDVIHAQSKDLPRIFRVTASQLTVPPATCTVLLLAESEGERERWLQVLSELQRLLLDARPRPRPVYTLKEAYDNGLPLLPHTLCAAIVDQERLALGTEEGLFVIHLHSNDIFQVGECRRVQRLAVSPAAGLLVALCGRGPSVRLFALAELENVEAASTKIPESRGCQALAAGRILQARTPVLCVAVKRQVLCYQLGPGPGPWQRRIRELQAPAPVQSLGLLGDRLCVGAAGTFALYPLLNEAAPLALGAGLVPEELPPSRGGLGEALGAVELSLSEFLLLFTTAGVYVDSAGRKSRMQELLWPAVPTGWGYAAPYLTVFSENAIDVFDVRRAEWVQTVPLKKVRPLNPEGSLFLFGTEKVRLTYLRNPLAEKDEFDIPNLTDNSRRQLFRTKSKRRFFFRVSEEQLQQQRREMLRDPFVRSKLISTPTNFNHLVHVGPADGRPSARDLPPVAAEVKGRGARGSGPQRPHSFSEASRRPVSMGSDGLAKDADPSKDSLTASTTSASLPHVSTPFGRFKSDPGFSSPRSSCSWSSEEEALDISVQRVCVLPPGISEPCSLPDTGLRTTPEPPPSP, from the exons ATGGAGCGGCGGCTGCGCGCGCTGGAGCGGCTGGCGCGGGGCGAGGCCGGCGGCGGCCCGGGGCTCGACGGCCTCCTGGATCTGCTGCTGGGGCTGCACCACGAGCTCAGCAGCGCCCCCCTGCGGCGGGAGCGCAATGTGGCGCAGTTCCTGAGCTGGG TCAGTCCCTTCGTAGCAAAGGTGAAAGAGCTGCGGCTGCAGAGAGACGACTTTGAGATCTTGAAAGTGATCGGCCGAGGGGCCTTCGGGGAG GTTGCTGTGGTGAGGCAGAGGGACAGTGGGCAGATTTTTGCCATGAAAATGCTGCACAAGTGGGAGATGCTGAAGCGGGCCGAG ACGGCCTGTTTCCGGGAGGAGCGGGATGTTCTGGTGAAGGGGGACAGCCGCTGGGTGACCGCTCTGCATTATGCTTTCCAAGATGAGGAGTATCTG TACCTGGTGATGGATTACTACGCTGGAGGGGACCTCCTCACTCTGCTGAGCCGCTTTGAAGACCGCCTCCCGCCCGAGCTGGCCCAGTTCTACCTGGCTGAGATGGTGCTGGCCATCCACTCGCTGCATCAGTTGGGCTATGTCCACAG ggatgTCAAGCCAGACAATATCCTGCTGGACATGAACGGGCACATCCGCTTGGCCGACTTTGGCTCCTGCCTACGTCTCAACAACAGTGGCATG GTGGACTCATCGGTGGCGGTGGGGACACCCGACTACATCTCCCCTGAGATCCTGCAGGccatggaggagggcaagggCCACTACGGCCCACAGTGCGACTGGTGGTCCCTGGGGGTCTGTGCCTATGAGCTGCTCTTCGGGGAGACGCCCTTCTATGCTGAATCTCTGGTGGAAACCTACGGCAAGATCATGAACCACGAG GACCACCTGCAGTTCCCCGACGTGCCCGACGTGCCAGCCAGTGCCCAAGACCTGATCCGCCAGCTGCTGTGCCGCCAGGAGGAGCGTCTGGGCCGCAGAGGGCTGGACGACTTCCGGAACCACCCCTTCTTTGAAGGCGTGGACTGGGAGAGGCTGGCGACCAGCACTGCCCCCTACATCCCCGAGCTGCGCGGGCCCATGGACACCTCCAACTTCGATGTGGACGACGACACCCTCAACCATCCA GGAACCCTGCCACCACCCTCCCATGGGACCTTCTTAGGCCACCACCTGCCATTCGTGGGCTTCACCTACACCTCAGGCAG TCCTGGCCCTGAGAGCAGCTCTGAGCAGTTGGCTCCCCTGGAGCGGAAGCTCCGCTGTCTGGAGCAGGAGAAGCTGGAGCTGAGCCGGAAGCTCCAAG AGGCTCTGCAGACCCCCTCGGACCATCGGGAGCTGGAGCAGCTGCGGAAGGAAATGCAGACTCTACAGGACAGGCTGTCAG AGACGCTGGGGGACAGCAAGGCAGACGGGTGTCCGGCTGGCAGCCCAGGCCAGGACAGTGACCTGCGGCAGGAGAGAGACCAGCTCCTCCAG GAGCTGGCTGAGGCTCGGGCGGGGCAGCAGGCACAGGCGCGGGAACTTCGTGAGGCCAAGGGGTGGCAGGAGGAGCTGCTCCGGAAGctgcaggaggcccaggagagAGAGGCGGCCATGGCCAACCAGACCCAAGCCCTGAACTCCCAGCTGGAGGAAGCCCACGATGCCCAGAGCAGG CTGCAAGCTCAGGTGGCCGCCCTGAAGCGAGAGGTGACTCAGCTCCAGAGACAGCGGGAACGAAGCCCAGAGAAGGCGTCTCCCCAGGTCAAGGTG ACCTTCCACACCGCCTCTGAGACCAACGGCACAGGGTCACCTGAGGGTGGCAGGCCCCaggagacacagctgaagcagGAGGTGGCCGCACTGCGTCCACAGCTGGAGCAGGCCCACGGCCAGGG GCCGAGCAGCAAGGAGGAGGTTCTGTGCCGGCTGCAGGAGGAGAACCGGCGGCTGAGCCAGGAGCAGGAGCGG CTCATGGAAGAGCTGGAGCGGGAACAGCAGAGCAAGCAAAGGCTGGAAGGTGAGCAGCGGGAGACGGAGAGCAACTGGGAGGCCCAGATCGCTGACATCCTCAGCTG GGTGAATGATGAGAAGGTGTCAAGAGGCTACCTGCAGGCCCTGGCCACCAAGATGGCCGAGGAGCTGGAGTCCTTGCGGAACGTGGGCACCCAGACTCTCCCTTCCCGGCCGCTG GACCACCAGTGGAAGGCACGGAGGCTGCAGAAGATGGAGGCGTCAGCCAGGCTGGAGCTGCAGTCAGCGCTGGAGGCCGAGATCCGGGCCAAGCAGGGCCTGCAGGAGCGGCTGACGCAGGCGCAGGAGGCCCAGCTGCGGGCTGAGAG CCGTCTGCAGGAGGCCGAGAAGCGGCACCAGGCCTTGCAGCAGGAGCTGGCGACCTTGCGGGAGGAGCTGCGGGCGCGTGGGCCGCCGG ACACCAAGCCTTCAAACTCCCTGATTCCCTTCCTGTCCTTCCGGGGCTCAGAG AAGGATGCCACCAAAGATGCAGGCACCTCCGGAGAGGCGCTGGAGCTGAGGCCGGAGGGCCGCCGCAGCCTGCGGCTGGGG GCTGTGTTCCCCAGGACGCCTGCTGCCACCACACCCCCTGCAGAAAGTCCCCCTGCAAAG GCCCCCCCCTGCCCTTTGCCCCCTACCCTCCTCCACACGGCCCTGGGAGTGCACCCCGAAACGGGCACGGGCACCGCCTACGAGGGCTTCCTGTCG GTGCCACGGCCCTCGGGTGTCCGTCGGGGCTGGCAGCGAGTGTTCGCCGCCCTCAGCGACTCGCGCCTGCTGCTCTTTGATGCCCCAGACCCGAAGCTCAGCCCGGCCAGCGGGGCCCTCCTGCAGGCTCTGGATCTGAG GGACCCCCAGTTCTCAGCCGCCCCTGTCCTGGCCCCTGATGTTATCCATGCCCAATCCAAGGACCTGCCTCGCATCTTTAGG GTGACGGCCTCTCAGCTGACTGTGCCGCCTGCCACATGCACCGTGCTGCTGCTGGCGGAGAGTGAGGGCGAGCGGGAGCGCTGGCTGCAGGTGCTGAGCGAGCTGCAACGGCTGCTGCTGGACgcgcggccccggccccggcccgtgTACACCCTCAAGGAGGCCTACGACAACGGGCTGCCGCTGCTGCCGCACACGCTCTGCGCCGCCATCGTTG acCAGGAACGGCTTGCTCTGGGCACCGAGGAAGGGCTGTTTGTGATCCATCTGCACAGTAACG ACATCTTCCAGGTGGGCGAGTGCCGGCGGGTGCAGCGGCTGGCCGTGAGCCCTGCTGCGGGCCTTCTGGTCGCGCTGTGTGGCCGAGGCCCCAGCGTGCGCCTCTTTGCCCTGGCAGAGCTGGAGAACGTGGAGGCAGCCAGCACCAAGATCCCCGAGTCTCGAGGCTGCCAGGCCCTGGCGGCCGGGCGCATCCTGCAGGCCCGCACCCCCGTGCTCTGTGTGGCGGTCAAGCGCCAGGTGCTCTGCTACCAGCTGGGCCCAGGTCCAGGGCCCTGGCAGCGCCGCATCCGTGAGCTGCAGGCACCAGCGCCCGTGCAGAGCCTGGGGCTCCTGGGCGATCGGCTGTGCGTGGGTGCGGCTGGCACCTTCGCCCTCTACCCACTGCTTAACGAGGCAGCGCCTTTAGCGCTAGGGGCCGGTCTTGTGCCTGAGGAGCTGCCCCCGTCCCGCGGGGGCCTGGGTGAGGCCCTGGGCGCCGTGGAGCTCAGCCTCAGTGAGTTCCTGCTGCTCTTCACCACCGCCGGGGTCTACGTGGACAGCGCCGGCCGCAAGTCTCGCATGCAAGAGCTGCTGTGGCCAGCAGTGCCCACGGGCTGGG GTTATGCGGCCCCCTACCTGACAGTGTTCAGCGAAAATGCCATCGATGTGTTTGATGTGAGGAGGGCAGAATGGGTCCAGACCGTGCCACTCAAGAAG GTGCGACCCCTGAACCCAGAGGGCTCCCTGTTCCTCTTTGGTACCGAGAAGGTCCGTCTGACCTACCTCAGGAACCCGCTGGCAG AGAAGGACGAGTTCGACATCCCCAACCTCACGGACAACAGCCGGCGCCAGCTCTTCCGCACCAAGAGCAAGCGCCGCTTCTTCTTCCGCGTGTCGGaggagcagctgcagcagcagcgcAG GGAGATGCTGAGGGACCCTTTCGTGCGCTCCAAGCTTATCTCAACACCCACCAACTTCAACCACCTGGTGCACGTGGGCCCTGCTGACGGGAGACCCAGCGCCAGGGACCTGCCCCCGGTG GCTGCGGAAGTGAAGGGACGAGGTGCCCGCGGCTCTGGCCCGCAGCGGCCCCACAGCTTCTCCGAGGCCTCGCGGCGCCCAGTCTCCATGGGCAGTGACGGCCTCGCTAAAGACGCAGACCCCAGTAAGGACAGCCTCACCGCCTCCACTACCTCTGCGTCCCTCCCCCATGTTTCCACCCCCTTTGGACGCTTCAAATCTGACCCTGGATTTTCGTCCCCTCGCTCATCCTGCTCCTGGAGCAGTGAAGAGGAAGCCTTGGACATCTCTGTCCAGCGAGTCTGTGTCCTGCCCCCAGGGATCTCTGAGCCCTGCAGTCTCCCTGATACAG GTCTCAGAACGACCCCGgagcctccccccagcccctga